The nucleotide sequence tcccctgctttttggccagggggggttcttgtgctgtttatctgtaaatattgtatgttTTGTACAAATTCATTGCATCCCATTGTAGAtggcagttttgcttgtaaatacagctttcatctgcttccagcctcagctggtctggcaaatttaatgttgggggggagaattttcaacccaccacacctactGTGTGCTAACAGGTAAGCTTCAGAACCATGGACTTCAATAATTTAGCTTGTTGCTAAACAAGATGTGCTGCTAAATgacatcttgaaggtctcttccaacctggtctcgtctcatctctttctctcctctcctctcctctcctctccgagcctctcctctccgaacctctcctctccgaaccccttcccttcccaaaccttcccttcccaaaccttcccttcccttcccttcccttcccttcccttcccttcccttcccttcccttcccttcccttcccttcccttcccttcccttcccttcccttcccttcccttcccttcccttcccttcccttcccttcccttcccttcccttcccttcccttcccttcccttcccttcccttcccttcccttcccctccctgcccttcccttcccttcccttcccttcccttcccttcccttcccttcccttcccttcccttcccttcccttcccttcccttcccttcccttcccttcccttcccttcccctcaggTTCAAAAGAGACTTTGTAGGCCCAAGTGTGGCTTGCCCACCACTGtgcactgctgcagtgtgaaCAGGATGATGCTGTGTTGTAAGCTCTGCTCCTTTTCATGCTTGCAGGATTTCACACTCCCAcctctggggaagaggaggaggacagcGTGGAGCAGGAGTGTTCCTCCTGGCCTCAGGAAGCACGAGATGACCCTCttgggcagcaggcactggcatGGCAAGGCTGATCCTCTGGGTGTGGTGGCTGCCTCCCTGGTGAGccagctctctgagcagcagaagaTGAGTGAGCCACCTTTCAGCTGGTTCAGAGGGGTGTATTTACCTCCTGCACTGCACCCTTTAAACCAGACACTAGTCAAGGGTGGCAGGTGGCAGGCCGtgggcagcacccaggagaGGCGCAGGTCCTTCCTGCACGACTTCTGCCGGAAGCAGCACGGCAGGAAGAAGCTgcacagccacctcctgcaCCTGGTGTCAAGAATTTACGTGGAGGACAGGCACAAGGTCCTGTACTGTGAAGTGCCCAAAGCAGGCTGCTCCAACTGGAAAAGGGTCCTCATGGTGCTCAATGGGCTGGCTGCTTCGGCACACAACATCTCCCACGATGATGTGCACTACGGAAAGCACCTCAGGAGGCTGGACAGTTATGACCTGGAAGGGATATCCAGGCGCCTGAACACCTACACCAAGACCATCTTTGTCCGTGACCCTATGGAGAGGCTGGTGTCTGCCTTCAGGGACAAGTTTGAACACCCAAACAGCTACTACCACCCGGTGTTTGGCAAGGCAATCATCAAGAAGTACAGACAGGACGCAGAGGAGGAGGCACTGAAGACAGGCTCGGGAGTGAAGTTCAGGGAGTTCATCCAGTACCTGCTAGATTCCCACCGCCCAATAGGGATGGACATTCACTGGGAGCAGGTCAGTAAGCTCTGCCACCCCTGCCTCATCAGTTATGACTTCATAGGGAAGTTTGAAACCCTGGAAGAAGATGCCAATTACTTTCTGCAGCTGGTAGGGGCTCCAGCCGAGCTGAAGTTTCCTAGGTTCAAAGACAGACATTCCTCAGATGAGAGAACCAGCCCAGAAGTGGTGAGGCAATACCTAAAGGAACtgtctgaggaggagaggcagctgaCCTATGACTTCTATTATTTGGATTACTTGATGTTCAA is from Dryobates pubescens isolate bDryPub1 chromosome 3, bDryPub1.pri, whole genome shotgun sequence and encodes:
- the CHST9 gene encoding carbohydrate sulfotransferase 9; translated protein: MMLCCKLCSFSCLQDFTLPPLGKRRRTAWSRSVPPGLRKHEMTLLGSRHWHGKADPLGVVAASLVSQLSEQQKMSEPPFSWFRGVYLPPALHPLNQTLVKGGRWQAVGSTQERRRSFLHDFCRKQHGRKKLHSHLLHLVSRIYVEDRHKVLYCEVPKAGCSNWKRVLMVLNGLAASAHNISHDDVHYGKHLRRLDSYDLEGISRRLNTYTKTIFVRDPMERLVSAFRDKFEHPNSYYHPVFGKAIIKKYRQDAEEEALKTGSGVKFREFIQYLLDSHRPIGMDIHWEQVSKLCHPCLISYDFIGKFETLEEDANYFLQLVGAPAELKFPRFKDRHSSDERTSPEVVRQYLKELSEEERQLTYDFYYLDYLMFNYTSPAV